A portion of the Natrinema salaciae genome contains these proteins:
- a CDS encoding acetoacetate decarboxylase family protein, translating to MTTVERTRRRLSTGHEVDLPLELSFTMGGVTVPARRGRLEAILPDALSSLAIAPGIGCVALVGIQYHRVGGGEGDATGLEPYDEFAVIVPAVRGSRTTRPLAQLADGELGGYVHWLPVTTEPSVALGRELWGFPKERVDLTVTDSPDGIRTVVGSDRGSETVRLEVARPWLDPRTRDWTMTSYTMRDGDLLRTTAHVQGAVAIGPGPSVGTRLEVASELARELGLWQRPLARVYGSHVRARLTAGERVET from the coding sequence ATGACGACGGTCGAACGGACGCGACGACGGCTCTCGACCGGCCACGAGGTCGACCTCCCCCTCGAGCTATCGTTCACGATGGGTGGCGTCACCGTCCCCGCCCGTCGCGGCCGCCTCGAGGCGATCCTGCCGGACGCGCTCTCGTCGCTGGCGATCGCACCCGGGATCGGCTGCGTCGCACTGGTTGGAATCCAGTACCATCGGGTGGGAGGCGGGGAGGGAGACGCGACCGGACTCGAGCCCTACGACGAGTTCGCCGTCATCGTCCCGGCGGTCCGCGGGAGTCGGACGACCCGCCCGCTCGCACAGCTCGCTGACGGCGAACTCGGCGGCTACGTCCACTGGCTCCCGGTCACGACCGAGCCCTCGGTCGCGCTCGGGCGCGAGCTCTGGGGCTTTCCCAAGGAACGGGTGGACCTGACCGTGACCGACAGCCCGGACGGCATCCGCACCGTCGTCGGTAGCGACCGCGGCAGCGAGACCGTCAGGCTCGAGGTGGCACGACCCTGGCTCGACCCTCGAACGCGTGACTGGACGATGACGAGCTACACGATGAGAGACGGGGACCTCCTGCGGACGACGGCGCACGTGCAGGGCGCGGTCGCGATCGGACCTGGCCCATCGGTCGGCACGCGACTCGAGGTGGCGTCGGAGCTGGCGCGGGAACTCGGACTGTGGCAGCGGCCGCTGGCTCGGGTGTACGGGTCACACGTCAGAGCGCGATTGACTGCCGGTGAGCGGGTCGAGACGTGA
- a CDS encoding DUF1405 domain-containing protein, producing MSASTRLSDRERPDDESLPTYLAPVPKTLEDLGLRFAWLVVAINLAGTAFGFWYYSGQFARTPAAMWPWVPDSPLATLFIALAIGCWKLGREQPWLTALAFFGNVVLGLWTPLTLLAFADSYGYLHPLMYHFLFWSHLAMVVQAFVLHRISSFPVWAVAVATVWYWSNLVVDYFVPIVGDPHHTIIPVERETSMFLEADALGVIAAGEVSFVLLALFLALAIRVTKVDTARNRS from the coding sequence ATGAGCGCGTCGACTCGGCTGTCCGATCGCGAGCGGCCCGACGACGAGTCGCTTCCGACGTATCTCGCACCGGTTCCGAAGACGCTCGAGGACCTCGGCCTGCGCTTCGCGTGGCTGGTCGTGGCGATCAACCTCGCGGGGACGGCCTTCGGCTTCTGGTACTACTCGGGACAGTTCGCGCGGACGCCGGCGGCGATGTGGCCTTGGGTGCCGGACAGCCCGCTGGCGACGCTGTTTATCGCGCTGGCGATCGGCTGCTGGAAACTGGGCCGCGAGCAGCCGTGGCTCACCGCGCTCGCGTTCTTCGGGAACGTCGTGCTCGGACTGTGGACGCCCCTGACGCTGCTGGCCTTCGCCGACTCCTACGGCTACCTCCACCCGCTGATGTACCACTTCCTCTTCTGGAGCCACCTCGCGATGGTCGTCCAGGCGTTCGTCCTCCACCGGATCTCGTCGTTCCCGGTGTGGGCCGTCGCCGTCGCCACCGTCTGGTACTGGAGCAACCTCGTCGTCGACTACTTCGTTCCGATCGTCGGCGATCCACATCACACGATCATCCCCGTAGAGCGCGAGACGAGCATGTTCCTCGAGGCCGACGCGCTCGGCGTGATCGCCGCGGGCGAAGTCTCGTTCGTCCTCCTGGCGCTGTTTCTCGCGCTCGCGATCCGGGTCACAAAGGTCGACACCGCCCGGAACCGGTCGTAA